Proteins co-encoded in one Malus sylvestris chromosome 9, drMalSylv7.2, whole genome shotgun sequence genomic window:
- the LOC126634497 gene encoding plasmodesmata-located protein 7-like, producing the protein MANTTILSLFTFIVSLSCLYIPSCSSSTDDFVFVGCTQEKYVPNSPYESNLNSLLTSLVNSATYSSYNNYTIMGSSTQDVVYGLYQCRGDLAMPDCATCVARAVSEVGHFCPYTSGGALQLQGCYIKYDNTTFLGVEDKTVVLKKCGPSIGYDADGMSRRDSVLAALVGSSGPYRVGGSGKVQGLAQCVGDLSLAECQDCISEAIGQVKSECGGAVYGDMFLTKCYARYSSTGGSDVYTKVHHHDKSTNDGEKTFAVIIGLLAGVALLIVFLTFMRRIFGNNGK; encoded by the exons atggcAAATACAACTATTCTCTCCCTCTTCACATTCATCGTTTCTCTGTCATGTCTCTACATTCCTTCATGTTCTTCCTCCACAGACGACTTCGTCTTCGTCGGCTGCACGCAGGAAAAGTACGTACCCAACTCGCCCTACGAGTCCAATCTCAACTCACTCCTCACCTCCCTGGTCAACTCAGCCACCTATTCCTCCTACAACAACTACACCATCATGGGCTCAAGCACACAAGACGTAGTTTACGGGCTCTACCAATGCCGCGGCGACCTCGCCATGCCCGACTGTGCCACCTGCGTCGCGCGTGCAGTGAGCGAAGTTGGACACTTCTGCCCCTACACTTCCGGTGGCGCTCTTCAGCTACAAGGATGCTACATCAAGTATGACAACACTACCTTTTTGGGAGTGGAGGATAAGACTGTGGTGCTGAAGAAATGTGGGCCGTCGATTGGGTATGATGCTGATGGAATGAGCCGTAGAGATTCTGTGTTGGCTGCCTTGGTGGGGTCTAGCGGACCATACCGGGTGGGTGGTTCAGGGAAGGTACAAGGTTTGGCTCAATGCGTCGGCGATTTAAGCTTGGCGGAGTGTCAGGATTGCATATCGGAGGCAATCGGACAGGTGAAAAGTGAATGTGGTGGCGCAGTTTATGGTGATATGTTCTTGACCAAGTGCTACGCTAGGTACTCATCAACTGGTGGATCTGATGTTTACACCAAGGTCCATCATCATG ATAAATCCACCAATGATGGTGAGAAGACATTTGCTGTGATAATTGGATTATTGGCTGGAGTTGCTCTACTCATTGTTTTTCTTACTTTCATGAGAAGGATTTTTGGGAACAATG GTAAATAA
- the LOC126634503 gene encoding 15.7 kDa heat shock protein, peroxisomal-like, whose protein sequence is MSYTSTNPINIVNVELLVASKLFTANAKKEDQRKETKTMAADSIFGYPFRRLLWSPPVFREWSGSTAHMDWLESPNAHIFKINVPGFRKEDIKVQIEEGNILQIKGEGGKEREEAHAAKDTVWHVAERGTGKGDFSREIELPENVKVDQIKAQVENGVLTIVVPKDSTPKPSRVRNINITSKL, encoded by the exons ATGTCCTATACCAGTACTAACCCCATCAATATCGTCAACGTCGAGCTTTTAGTTGCTTCAAAATTGTTCACAGCAAACGCAAAAAAGGAAGACcagagaaaagaaacaaaaacaatggcAGCTGATAGCATATTTGGGTACCCGTTCAGGCGCCTACTCTGGAGCCCTCCGGTTTTCCGTGAATGGTCAGGATCAACGGCCCACATGGACTGGCTTGAATCCCCTAATGCCCACATATTCAAGATCAATGTTCcag GTTTTAGAAAAGAGGACATAAAAGTGCAGATAGAAGAAGGGAACATTTTGCAGATAAAAGGGGAAGgcgggaaagaaagagaggaggCTCATGCAGCAAAAGACACTGTTTGGCACGTCGCGGAGAGGGGGACGGGAAAAGGGGACTTTTCTCGGGAAATCGAGTTGCCGGAAAATGTGAAGGTGGATCAGATAAAAGCTCAGGTTGAGAATGGTGTTCTCACTATTGTTGTCCCAAAAGATTCGACCCCCAAACCATCCAGAGTGCGAAACATCAATATCACTAGCAAGCTCTAA